A window of Rhodococcus sp. SGAir0479 contains these coding sequences:
- a CDS encoding arginine repressor — translation MTSAPGPETAPSAAAVAHTRAGRQARITALVAERHIRSQAELAALLAAEGIEVSNATLSRDLEELGAVKLRAADGGAGVYVVPEDGSPVRGVSGGTDRLSRLLGELLVSTDASGNLAVLRTPPGAAHYLASALDRASLPDVVGTIAGDDTVVVVAREPLTGAELAAAIERLA, via the coding sequence GTGACCTCCGCCCCGGGCCCGGAGACTGCGCCGTCTGCCGCCGCCGTCGCGCACACGCGTGCCGGCCGGCAGGCCAGGATCACCGCGCTCGTCGCCGAGCGTCACATCCGCAGTCAGGCCGAACTCGCGGCGTTGCTCGCCGCCGAGGGCATCGAGGTCTCGAACGCGACACTGTCGCGTGACCTCGAGGAACTCGGCGCGGTCAAGCTGCGGGCCGCGGACGGCGGGGCCGGGGTGTACGTGGTGCCGGAGGACGGCTCGCCGGTGCGGGGCGTCTCGGGCGGCACCGATCGGCTGTCCCGGCTCCTCGGCGAGCTGCTGGTGTCCACCGACGCCAGCGGCAACCTCGCCGTGCTCCGCACCCCGCCGGGCGCCGCGCACTACCTGGCCAGTGCGCTCGATCGGGCATCGCTGCCCGACGTCGTGGGCACCATCGCCGGCGACGACACCGTCGTCGTCGTGGCCCGCGAACCGCTCACCGGAGCGGAGCTTGCCGCGGCGATAGAGCGCCTGGCCTGA
- the argC gene encoding N-acetyl-gamma-glutamyl-phosphate reductase, with the protein MGTSGDSEASTAGARSPIKVAVAGASGYAGGEVLRLLLGHPAYRDGALVIGALTAGGNVGTTLGAHHPHLLPLVDRVLGPTDVETLSGHDVVFLGLPHGKSAEIAEPLPESTVVIDCGADFRLTDAAAWEKYYGSPHAGSWPYGLPELPGGRDALVGATRIAVPGCYPTVSSLAMAPAVAAGVVEPRVNVVAVSGASGAGRAPKADLLGAEIMGSVRAYGIGGAHRHTPEITQNLSAAAGTDVTVSFTPILAPMPRGILATCTAPTTASVAEIRSVYEKAYGDEPFVHVLPEGQLPQTGAVVGSNAVQMAVAVDADAGLLVVVAAMDNLTKGTAGGAVQSMNLALGLPETDGLSTVGVAP; encoded by the coding sequence ATGGGTACTTCAGGAGACTCCGAAGCTTCGACGGCCGGGGCGCGGTCGCCGATCAAGGTCGCGGTCGCGGGCGCCAGCGGGTACGCGGGTGGCGAGGTCCTGCGCCTGCTGCTCGGGCACCCCGCCTACCGGGACGGTGCGCTGGTGATCGGCGCGCTCACCGCCGGCGGCAACGTCGGCACCACGCTGGGCGCGCACCATCCGCATCTGCTGCCGCTGGTCGACCGAGTCCTCGGCCCCACCGACGTCGAGACGCTGTCCGGACACGACGTGGTCTTCCTGGGGCTCCCGCACGGCAAGTCCGCCGAGATCGCGGAGCCGCTCCCCGAGTCCACCGTCGTCATCGACTGCGGTGCCGACTTCCGGCTCACCGATGCCGCCGCGTGGGAGAAGTATTACGGCAGCCCGCACGCGGGCAGCTGGCCGTACGGTCTGCCCGAACTGCCGGGCGGCCGGGACGCGCTCGTCGGTGCGACCCGGATCGCGGTGCCCGGCTGCTACCCGACGGTGTCGTCGCTCGCGATGGCTCCGGCCGTCGCCGCGGGCGTCGTCGAGCCGCGGGTCAACGTGGTCGCGGTCAGCGGTGCGTCCGGCGCCGGCCGAGCCCCCAAGGCCGATCTCCTCGGCGCCGAGATCATGGGGTCGGTCCGGGCCTACGGCATCGGTGGCGCGCACCGGCACACCCCCGAGATCACGCAGAACCTCTCCGCGGCCGCGGGCACCGATGTGACGGTGTCGTTCACGCCGATCCTCGCGCCGATGCCGCGCGGCATCCTCGCAACGTGCACCGCGCCGACGACCGCGTCCGTCGCCGAGATCCGGTCCGTGTACGAGAAGGCCTACGGGGACGAACCGTTCGTCCACGTGCTGCCCGAGGGGCAGCTGCCGCAGACGGGTGCCGTCGTCGGGTCCAACGCCGTGCAGATGGCGGTGGCCGTGGACGCCGACGCCGGTCTGCTCGTCGTGGTCGCCGCGATGGACAACCTCACCAAGGGCACCGCCGGCGGTGCCGTCCAATCCATGAACCTGGCCCTGGGCCTGCCCGAGACCGATGGTCTCTCGACTGTGGGAGTTGCTCCGTGA
- the argF gene encoding ornithine carbamoyltransferase: protein MTVRHRNEARGATLRHFLRDDDLTPAEQAEVLELARELKANPFSRRPLEGPRGVGVIFDKNSTRTRFSFEMGIAQLGGHAVVVDGSKTQLGRDETLQDTGRVLSRFVDAVVWRTFGQERLEEMAEGATVPIVNALSDQFHPCQVLADLQTIAERKGELKGLRLTYLGDGANNMAHSLLLGGVTAGVHVTVAAPLGFSPDPAVVDAARARAEQTGAMVTLTDDPQAAVVGADVLVTDTWTSMGQESDGLDRVGPFRPFGIDADLLAKAAPEAVVLHCLPAHRGEEITDEVLDGPQSAAWDEAENRLHAQKALLVWLLERAGTRP, encoded by the coding sequence ATGACCGTTCGACATCGGAACGAAGCCCGCGGAGCGACCCTCCGACACTTCTTGAGGGACGACGACCTGACCCCGGCCGAGCAGGCCGAGGTGCTCGAGCTCGCCCGTGAACTCAAGGCGAATCCGTTCTCGCGGCGGCCGCTCGAGGGCCCGCGCGGCGTCGGCGTCATCTTCGACAAGAACTCGACCCGCACGCGGTTCTCGTTCGAGATGGGCATCGCCCAGCTCGGTGGCCACGCGGTGGTCGTCGACGGCAGCAAGACCCAGCTCGGCCGCGACGAGACCCTGCAGGACACGGGTCGGGTGCTGTCCCGCTTCGTGGACGCCGTCGTCTGGCGCACGTTCGGGCAGGAACGACTCGAGGAGATGGCCGAGGGTGCGACGGTCCCGATCGTCAACGCGCTGTCCGACCAGTTCCACCCGTGCCAGGTGCTGGCCGACCTGCAGACGATCGCCGAGCGCAAGGGCGAGCTGAAGGGCCTGCGGCTGACGTACCTCGGGGACGGCGCCAACAATATGGCGCACTCGCTGCTCCTGGGCGGCGTCACCGCGGGCGTGCACGTCACTGTCGCGGCGCCGCTGGGGTTCTCACCGGACCCGGCGGTGGTCGACGCGGCACGGGCCCGCGCCGAGCAGACCGGCGCGATGGTCACGCTCACCGACGATCCGCAGGCTGCCGTCGTCGGCGCCGACGTCCTGGTCACCGACACCTGGACGTCGATGGGTCAGGAGTCCGACGGTCTCGACCGCGTCGGCCCGTTCCGGCCGTTCGGGATCGACGCCGACCTGCTCGCCAAGGCGGCACCCGAGGCCGTCGTGCTGCACTGCCTGCCGGCCCACCGCGGCGAGGAGATCACCGACGAGGTGCTCGACGGCCCGCAGTCGGCCGCGTGGGACGAGGCCGAGAACCGCCTGCACGCCCAGAAGGCCCTGCTGGTCTGGCTGCTCGAGCGAGCCGGGACCCGGCCGTGA
- a CDS encoding acetylornithine transaminase, whose protein sequence is MTATTDLQQRWSGALMNTYGVPRVALVRGEGAVVTDADGKQYLDLLAGIAVNILGHAHPAIVEAVTTQLSTLGHVSNLYASEPAVALAEHLLSQLGVGDSAGSVTGRVFLCNSGTEANEAAFKLARVTGRRKIIAADKAFHGRTMGALALTGQPDKRAPFEPMPPGVEHVPYGDLAALDRAVDDDTAAVFLEPIMGEGGVVVPPEGYLAGARKITSDRGALLILDEVQTGIGRTGWFYAHQAAGIVPDVMTLAKGLGGGMPIGACIATGAAAELFGPGKHGTTFGGNPVCASAALAVLKTIAADDLLSRADMIGKVLSAGIEGLGHPLVDHVRGAGLLLGVVLTDDVAPAVETAAREAGYLVNAAQPGVVRLAPPLILTEAQAEGFVAALPGILDAAAAESQGGK, encoded by the coding sequence ATGACTGCCACGACGGATCTCCAGCAGCGCTGGTCCGGCGCTCTGATGAACACCTACGGCGTACCGCGGGTGGCGTTGGTCCGTGGCGAGGGCGCCGTGGTCACTGACGCGGACGGTAAGCAGTACCTCGATCTCCTCGCCGGCATCGCGGTGAACATCCTCGGGCATGCGCATCCGGCGATCGTCGAGGCGGTGACCACCCAGCTGTCGACGCTGGGGCACGTGTCCAACCTGTACGCGAGCGAGCCCGCGGTGGCGCTGGCCGAGCACCTGCTGTCGCAGCTGGGCGTGGGCGACAGCGCGGGCTCGGTGACGGGCCGGGTGTTCCTGTGCAACTCGGGCACCGAGGCGAACGAGGCGGCGTTCAAGCTCGCCCGCGTGACCGGTCGGCGCAAGATCATCGCCGCGGACAAGGCGTTCCACGGCCGGACGATGGGCGCGTTGGCGCTCACCGGTCAGCCCGACAAGCGGGCCCCGTTCGAGCCCATGCCGCCGGGCGTCGAGCACGTCCCGTACGGCGACCTCGCGGCGCTGGACCGGGCCGTCGACGACGACACGGCCGCGGTCTTCCTGGAACCGATCATGGGTGAGGGCGGTGTCGTGGTTCCGCCCGAGGGGTACCTCGCGGGGGCCCGCAAGATCACGTCCGACCGGGGTGCGCTGCTGATCCTCGACGAGGTGCAGACCGGCATCGGCCGCACCGGCTGGTTCTACGCGCACCAGGCGGCGGGCATCGTGCCCGACGTCATGACGCTCGCCAAGGGACTCGGCGGCGGCATGCCGATCGGAGCGTGCATCGCGACCGGAGCGGCCGCGGAGCTGTTCGGCCCGGGTAAGCACGGCACCACGTTCGGTGGCAACCCGGTGTGCGCGTCCGCCGCGCTCGCGGTGCTCAAGACGATCGCCGCCGACGACCTGCTCTCGCGCGCCGACATGATCGGCAAGGTGCTCTCCGCCGGAATCGAGGGACTCGGTCACCCGCTCGTCGATCACGTCCGCGGCGCCGGACTGCTGCTCGGTGTGGTCCTCACCGACGACGTCGCGCCCGCCGTGGAGACCGCGGCCCGGGAGGCGGGCTACCTCGTGAACGCCGCTCAGCCCGGCGTCGTCCGGTTGGCACCCCCACTGATCCTCACCGAGGCGCAGGCGGAAGGATTCGTCGCGGCGCTGCCGGGAATCCTCGACGCGGCTGCGGCGGAATCGCAAGGAGGCAAGTAG
- the argB gene encoding acetylglutamate kinase, with amino-acid sequence MSSDIDTAAAIADLTSTQKAYVLAEALPWLQRFHDKVVVIKYGGNAMIDDELKRAFAADMAFLRTIGIHPVVVHGGGPQINAMLKRLGLEGEFRGGFRVTTPEVMDVVRMVLFGQVGRELVGLVNAHGPFAVGISGEDARLFTATRRTVQVDGEATDIGLVGDVTTVNPAAVLDLIAAGRIPVVSTIAPDQDGVVHNINADTAAAALAEAIGAEKLVVLTDVEGLYTDWPDRSSLASEIDTAALRQLLPRLDAGMVPKMEACLRAVEGGVPTAHVIDGRVAHAVLLELFTGEGIGTMVTPAPELVTTEGLA; translated from the coding sequence ATGAGCAGCGACATCGATACCGCGGCCGCCATCGCGGACCTGACGTCGACGCAGAAGGCGTACGTCCTCGCGGAGGCGCTGCCGTGGCTGCAGCGCTTCCACGACAAGGTCGTCGTGATCAAGTACGGCGGCAACGCGATGATCGACGACGAGCTCAAGCGAGCGTTCGCGGCCGACATGGCGTTCCTGCGCACGATCGGCATCCACCCCGTCGTCGTGCACGGCGGGGGACCGCAGATCAACGCGATGCTGAAGCGGCTCGGCCTCGAAGGTGAGTTCCGGGGCGGCTTCCGGGTCACCACACCCGAGGTCATGGATGTGGTCCGGATGGTGCTCTTCGGTCAGGTGGGTCGCGAGCTGGTCGGGCTCGTCAACGCGCACGGCCCGTTCGCGGTCGGCATCTCCGGTGAGGATGCGCGGTTGTTCACCGCCACCCGTCGCACCGTCCAGGTCGACGGCGAGGCCACCGACATCGGTCTCGTCGGCGACGTGACGACCGTGAACCCCGCGGCGGTGCTGGATCTCATTGCGGCCGGGCGTATTCCGGTCGTGTCGACGATCGCACCCGACCAGGACGGCGTGGTCCACAACATCAACGCCGACACCGCGGCCGCCGCGCTCGCCGAGGCCATCGGGGCCGAGAAGCTCGTCGTCCTCACCGACGTCGAGGGTCTGTACACCGACTGGCCCGACCGCTCGTCGCTCGCGTCCGAGATCGACACCGCCGCGCTGCGACAGCTGCTGCCCCGGCTCGACGCCGGCATGGTCCCGAAGATGGAGGCCTGCCTGCGCGCCGTCGAGGGCGGGGTACCCACCGCCCACGTCATCGACGGCCGGGTCGCGCACGCGGTTCTGCTCGAACTCTTCACCGGGGAGGGCATCGGCACGATGGTCACCCCCGCACCGGAACTCGTCACCACGGAAGGACTGGCATGA
- the argJ gene encoding bifunctional glutamate N-acetyltransferase/amino-acid acetyltransferase ArgJ encodes MTSVSDHADAVETAGGRLVRTQGVTAPAGFRAAGIQAGIKVSGKADLALVVNEGPELAAAGVFTANKVKAAPVLWSQQVLTTGRLRAVVLNSGGANACTGAPGFQDTHKTAEHVAASLSDWGTETGAVEVAVCSTGLIGDRLPMDKILSGVTEIVHELAGGISGGTDAAHAIMTTDTVPKQAALHHADKWNVGGMAKGAGMLAPSLATMLCVVTTDAVATAQQLDEALRHATRMTFDRLDVDGATSTNDTVLLLSSGASSVTPSQDELNAAVLAVCDDLAEQMMADAEGVTKRVLVTVSGAASEQDALVAARTVARDSLVKTALFGSDPNWGRVLAAVGIAPIELDPDRIAVSFNGNPVCIDGVGAPGAREVDLSGMDIALTIELGVGEHTASIRTTDLSHAYVEENSAYSS; translated from the coding sequence GTGACATCCGTATCCGACCACGCCGACGCCGTCGAGACCGCCGGCGGCCGGCTCGTCCGCACGCAGGGCGTCACCGCGCCGGCCGGTTTCCGGGCCGCGGGTATCCAGGCCGGTATCAAGGTCAGCGGCAAGGCGGACCTCGCACTCGTGGTCAACGAGGGGCCGGAGCTGGCTGCCGCGGGCGTGTTCACCGCCAACAAGGTCAAGGCCGCGCCGGTGCTGTGGTCGCAGCAGGTGCTCACCACCGGGCGCCTGCGGGCGGTGGTCCTCAACTCCGGCGGTGCCAACGCCTGCACGGGCGCACCCGGGTTCCAGGACACCCACAAGACGGCCGAGCACGTCGCCGCGTCGCTCAGCGACTGGGGCACCGAGACCGGTGCGGTCGAGGTCGCGGTGTGCTCCACCGGTCTGATCGGCGACCGGTTGCCCATGGACAAGATCCTGTCCGGAGTCACCGAGATCGTGCACGAACTGGCCGGCGGGATCTCCGGCGGCACCGACGCCGCGCACGCCATCATGACCACCGACACCGTCCCGAAGCAGGCGGCCCTGCACCACGCCGACAAGTGGAACGTCGGCGGAATGGCCAAGGGCGCGGGCATGCTGGCGCCGTCGCTCGCGACGATGCTGTGCGTCGTCACGACCGACGCCGTCGCCACCGCGCAGCAGCTCGACGAGGCGCTGCGCCACGCGACGCGGATGACGTTCGACCGGCTCGACGTCGACGGCGCCACCTCCACCAACGACACCGTGCTGCTGCTGTCGTCCGGTGCCAGCTCCGTCACGCCCTCGCAGGACGAGCTCAACGCCGCGGTCCTCGCGGTGTGCGACGACCTGGCCGAGCAGATGATGGCCGACGCGGAGGGCGTCACCAAGCGGGTGCTGGTCACCGTCAGCGGTGCCGCGTCCGAGCAGGACGCGCTCGTCGCGGCTCGCACCGTCGCCCGCGACAGCCTGGTCAAGACGGCGTTGTTCGGCTCCGACCCCAACTGGGGCCGGGTGCTGGCCGCGGTCGGCATCGCGCCGATCGAACTGGACCCGGACCGGATCGCGGTGTCGTTCAACGGCAATCCCGTCTGCATCGACGGCGTCGGCGCACCCGGCGCCCGGGAGGTGGACCTGTCCGGGATGGACATCGCGCTCACGATCGAACTGGGCGTCGGTGAGCACACGGCCTCCATCCGCACGACGGACCTCTCGCACGCGTACGTCGAAGAGAACTCGGCGTACTCGTCATGA